The genomic window TCAATGTGATTGTCTTTGTAAGTAGCATCTCTTTTCCTTTGGTTCTGATCTCTTCTGTCCTATCTCTTACACATGCCACTATAAGTAGACAAAGTATAAGaattataacaatttaaataattgatgaattagAGAACTAATTAGTAACGTcctaacaaaaattaacaacaatttaaataattgatgaattaaattttttttttatggtggatCCCCTCTACTCCTTTGATAGTTTTTTGGTAAGCATATACTCCTTCAATAGATAATCATGGTTGGAGTGCTGGGATTGAGGCGTGGAATATTTAAAATAAGGGTGTACGTTgttagttttatgtaaaataatttgtcttgagaaatatatatttcatttaaaaaacactctattttttttattgattgattatgtaaataaaaaaataattgaatttttttttagtgtttgcctGTTTGGTATGTATGGAAAATAtgtattgaaaagaaaacagcatgaattaattaataatagagatcataatttaatattgaagctAATCTCGTAAAATGTTCTTTTATCTCTTATAACGGTGAGTTGTTaattctctattattttaaggttatcttttctttaattataaagtatttaacattaattatttattttaaaaacaaatcaaacataaaaaataaaaaaatattttacagaaacatatttatttttaaaaaataataatatatgacgATGTTGATTGGATTCACTCAATAATTAAAAGTGCTTTTAAACATATTTATCAAACATGACTTAACTTGATGTGTCAACTTAGAATCCAATTAACTTGGTTTGTAGTTCAagctgatttttaaaataaaatgaactttgaGTTGATCATGTTTAACTTGGTTGATCATactaattaatttgatcaaaatttaatttgatttttttaatatttttttaaaataatattgttttgattgattttatttaattcactCAACCCGTGACTTGGAGTTTAAATCAGGTATAATATCTTTGCTTTTAAGTAatgttcaaaaacaaaaattaattataatatttatcttagggcttgggttttttttccaaatcatAGTAAAGCAATTAATAAGAGataatatacaaaattaaatcacTAACATacttaatttttgttatgattttttcttataggAAATGTTTACGGCAGGGACTGATACAACAACAAGCACTTTGGAATGGGCCATGGCTGAACTTCTACGTAATCCTAAAGTGCTGAAGATAGTCCAATCCGAGTTGAGAAGCACCATTGGCCCCAACAAGAAGCTCGAAGATAAAGACATTGAGAATCTGCCATATCTAAAGGCAGTCATCAGGGAAACACTGAGACTTCACCCTCCTCTACCTTTTTTAGTCCCGCACATGGCCATGAACCCTTGCAAGATGCTAGGCTATTACATCCCTAAAGAGACAACAATTCTAGTTAATGTGTGGGCTATTGGAAGGGATTCAAAGACTTGGGATGACCCTTTGGTTTTTAAGCCAGAAAGGTTCTTGGAATCAAACATGGTGGATTACAAAGGTCGTCATTTTGAGTTCATACCATTTGGTTCTGGCCGTAGAATGTGCCCTGCCATGCCTCTTGCTTCTCGTGTACTTCCCTTGGCTCTTGGATCGCTCTTGCTTTCATTTGATTGGATTTTGCCAGAAGGTCTCAAGCCAGAGGACATGGACATGACTGAAAAAATGGGGATAACACTTAGAAAAAGTGTTCCCTTAAAGGTCATACCAACACCTTACAAAAGGTCATCAGATCATTATGGGTTCTGAGTGGACATGGGATATTCTAAAATTTCTACTAGCAtaacaaaacataattataaaatggGTACAACAAATCAATCTTAGTATCTCATTGATTTGAAACTTGATATCCAAGTAATATTGCATtttgaattggatttttttaccaaaactatatcatcttattaaataaataaataaaacattgttttggtaaaaaaagaagaagaagatagactCGCAACCTAAATTTTAGGCCGAGTCAGACTCAGGTTGGGTCTTATATCTAAGTTATAAAATGTTGTATTAgtattgtatttatattttattcttaatttggTAGGTGCATGTATATTAATGTTTGTCTATATATAATCTAGTTGTggagaagtttttttaattaagaacgTGTTTAATAATGTGgtttaacatgtttttcaaactaattttaatttaaaaaggtattaaattaatgctttttaggtgttttttgatagttttgatgtattgatgttaaaaataaaataaaatctaaaaataatatcatttagatgcattttcaattcaaaatactttttaaaaatactttttaccgTATTAACAAACACAcactaaaaagattaattaaaaaggtaaGATGTTGAATAATTAAGCAATCTTGGCTTTAATGATTAATTTATCATTAGATTGGTGCTCGCACTATGTTGCGGGTACATACTATTTTTCTAGTAATATTTTTAGACGTcgtaaacatgtttttttttttaaaagaaatccaATTACTTGGGTTATAGTCTTAACCAACTAAATAAGTTGGCTTTATTTAACTCATATGGATACAAAGAGAGGCAATGATAGCGCgcgcacacacatatataagcCATCACGATAACATGAGAAAAAAACTTTATCCAAGaataaaatgatgatattgtttattttttagccaATTAAATATGGATGGAcgaaacaagataaaaaaaaaggataaaaaattggtGTGAGCTATTTCGAGCCAGCACGGTAGACATGTAATCTGGACATTAAGGGGCAAGATAGTTTGTATTAACTTAGAAAATCTGCTTCCTAGgtcataagactgagataattcagtaaaaaaagaaattgaagataaccTCAAAgccatttttattataaaaaaaaaacatcgaacAACAATACCGTAAAGGAAAATAGGAAATCAAAGATGTCATCTcctattaacttttcaaactcatgaacCAGGTTATCATATCAAAAGcattatacatgaaaaaatcatgaagcccaaTCCTTaggaaataaaatgttgaaggatgacttgaaaaaaaattagacaaaaaaaaaaaattaaaataattagggttaaaaccataagaaaaaataaatcaaatggcaacaacaaattttcaatttcggagttaaattgaaaagaataaaaaattaacaaaaataaaaaataaaaagaatgaggggaAAAAATACACAATCAACTTagattgaaaggtgaaattaaaaacaaaaattttttataaaagattcaataaaaaaaattaaaagaataaggatcaaattaaaaacactaatacatgaaaaaaaactgaacatgTAGAATTcttcaaagcatttttttacataaaaaatcttaaatgtaaataaaaaaacttatgaatGCATCTAATTACATAAATCACAaactattttgtaaataaattaaaaaaagtcatcaacaataaataaaaatataattggaaaAATTGAGCAAAAAATGTAGATTATGATATTTAATATCACAATACGGGTCATTTACCGGATTATGTTTAATGAAtacatttataaaaatcaatttgtaacaGAAATTGATACACACGcaaacttattaaataaaataaaaggaaaaaatttttATACAGGGttgtacatattaaaaatattgtaaaataaaaaaaaatttttgtctttaaaaataagtttataaaacataaaaatatttatagatgaaTCACACCAACctcataaaatttttaaacacactcaatataattaaaaaataattgctatgTCAGAAAGGCTACATAAGCCAAAACAATAATAGGGAATGATtattaatcaaaacataaatgcaagaattatttttataaatacatataaaaaattagtaattaaaaaaaacagaatataaaaaagaaaaaaaaatgaggccaCGTGTTGTGGGCCTGGTAAGCCAGGCCTAACGCCTGACTCACAAAGAAAGGGCCCGCGggtgatcttcttcttcttcttcttcttcttcttttcctaaAGTTAATAGGGCGGATGACGTGTTGTCGGCCCCATTCTTggccaaaacaaataaatgactTGTCGACTGTTTTGGCACATAATGCGTCGACTGTAATTGCTCAGAATCCAGTTACTGTGGTGACTAGAAAAATGAGGCTCTTAgtttttcaacccaaaaacttatttttgacccaaaacatctaaaaaacacCCTTGGAACCTTGTTTAACCAATCCATgacctaaaaaaacacaataaaccACCCCTAAACGCATAATTAACCCGAAACCAAAAATCTTCTTGAGCTcgtatctgttttttttttttagatgttttcaaggtaaaaaaacacataatcttAACTCCCCTCATTTTatgaaaccatttgacaaaaaaatcgaTCGTTTTAGTGGTTGGAATCGTCACAAACGACAACCTTTTCTCTCTAAGTAATTAAAATCTGGCGACTCCCCTCTCTCCTCCACTGAAAAAGGactaaaaagaaaggaaaatgagtTATGGTACCAAAATATAATGTTTAACAATTATAGGGACCGGCtacctaatagcttaaaaaGTCGGggaactaaaatgaacttttgaaataaattacagATTTGCTACCTATGTTACCCGTGTTTTTCACTTAAgccatttctttcaatttaaccctcacTCCCAAAAACACATGTAATTGGGCTCCAATTTCGATTTAAAAAGGCTcaattgtgcaaaaaaaaagtttaaagatcaaataaatttatatgtatatattatatagaaTCTGATCTTTATGTTTATCTCAGCAAGGATTTGATTTGGAATAAAATCTCCTAAAATACATCattgaataattaaaagagTTGATAAGTCATGCATTTGATgtgtaaaaattaattagaacaCTCTCTTTGCACAATCGAAATTAGTTATGCATATTAATATTTCTACTAGCTTATGATTAGAGAGATCACGCTAGTCCTACAGTAAACATTGTTGAGTTAACAAAGTTTTTATGGGAtatgttttgataatttcttgagaagagagaaagcttTTATGAGGTCAAATTATATCACTAATAACTtggattttaatgtttataaattgaactttaaaaggaaaactcaatGAAAGTAGTTTCTACTTTAAATAatataggaaaaaataaatcaaatcttaattcattttaaatttgattccacttgatattttagattgattaaaatatgttttattgctATAAATGAGTTTCTAGAGGTccatagtatttgttttttatattcttagatgaaaaatggttaaaatatttattttaattgcctttAGTTTTTATGAAACAAACCAAACCACAtagctaaaatatatatatatatttgtttgtttttaaaaaatacatgaataagaaaaataatttagagtaaaaaattatatttttactataatatttaattcattacttttttttaataaaaatccatttaatttttatataattaaataaaaaaattcaacaaatgcCTTTCTAATTTaccaaaaaagataaatttaccaaaaaaattcaagaagagagaaagttttCACTAATAActtgaattttgatatttataaatttaatttaagagaaaaattcaataaagatgatttttactttcaataatataggaaaaaacaaatcaaaccttaattcattttaaatttgattcgaattaatattttaaactgattaaaatatattttgttattataaataagtttttagaggttcataatatttgttttttatattcttagaTGAAAAATGgttaaactatttattttaattgcctttAGTTTTTATGCAACAAACCacatagctaaaaaaaatatttgttttgtttttaaaaaattcattaataaaaaaaataatttagagtaaaaaattatatttttactacaatatttaattcattacttttaaaaaaatcaattttatttttatataattaaataaaaacattcaaaaagtGCCTCGCAAcacaagataaaatatttatggtaTGTCTATATTTTACTCCttaaaatgaaagtaaaaatttattaatttatatatttttaatttttaattttttttattaaacacaaaatcaacTTTTCAGTTCTCAATTAAAGTTtcttataataacaaaaaaaaaacacatttataacatctaaatatatttttttattaaaaattaacttgaaataatCGTGTGATACGATTACATACACAACATATCACGATTACCTAACTACTAGATTACTAAGCCCATGATTAAGTTACAATCGCTAAAAAACCCAAGAACAGGGACCTAAATTTTCAGGCCTATATAGCCACGAATCAAACATGTTAATACCAAAATCATCGAAAAGGAAGTCCTTTGCTTTTGAAACGTAAACATgttaataccaaaaaaaaaaaaagtaaaaaaactccatatcatttattaagaaaattattctCAATACAGTAAgtatttaactatttatttagTCTCTTATCGCTTTTCTACTCAACCATCAGCAACATTCctttatttatcataaattattatttaatacaaGTGAAAACTCTTTGGATTTGAGTTTTACACAGTCccatattattttatacttaatttttattaattagaatgaaagCGATGATATTTGAACTCATGATCGCTTGGTTAATATagttctgataccatatcaaaaaaccaattcagtccaataatttaaactgttaggtaagattccaaaaatagttttatattactctctaacaAATTAAACCcacacaaagatttttttttgttaatcttttCCTAAACAAACGGTGCAATTCACCATATTCTTTTGGATAGTTCTCAATGAGGTTAGGTTTGGGTTCCACCACCTTGCTTGATTCCTAGCTAGCTTTTTGCAGGGTAGGTTTGTGTTCATATTTTTAGACgagcacaataaaaaaatcatgaagcacaAACTTACTCATGCAGAAGATATATGGAAGAACATTTTTGTTGCTTCATGCAATTCAAATGGCCGTATGAGCATGCAATCCATAGAAAGTACATTGGAGTTCTATAAATTCTTATTCatatattatgataattttgttttattataatgttgAATTAACAACTTATTATAAGAATAGAGCTTTTGCGTTCCTACTTCTTTAACCATCAGCAGAAGTTCTATTGCCATAAGTTTGGTactatttttcattgttttgaaacccgacccaaCCCGGCTCagtgggttgacccgggacccgggttgaataaaaaataggggaagaaaaaacccggttgacccggttgcaacccgttgactttttttttcccactaaaacgacgtcgttttgatttaaaaaaaaattgacccgggcgacccggtcaaaacccggtgacccggtcaaaacctggaACCCAGGCCTTAGATCGGgccgggtctgaaaactatgctATTTTTCCAACTAATGTTACTTAGCTACAAATTTACTTTATGATGATCTTGAAAACTCACGAAATTGGTTGAAGCATTAGGTTATGTTTGTTTCCCGAAAAGTGGtttctaaaatatgatttatattattttctaacataaccccttaagtgaaagccctttgggtttgaaatttgcacagatccacactaccttgtgcttaatttttatcaaataaatagaaatggtgagatttgaactcgtgaccgtttggttatcaaagctctgataccatgtcaaataatcatctcaactcaatagcttaagctttttgATAAGATtccagaatatgatttatattattctctaatacaatCCAAATAACCATGAAGTACAAACTCGGTAGAAAAAAGATTTCATAGGTCACACGGATGTGTAATAATTAGAACACTTTCTCTGCTTAACCAAAAATTGTCatgcaaattaataattttatgaaaatcatCACTCCaaggttgaataaaaaagatttcataCAATTTATACAGGGGGATTAGGAcaataaaaattgttgttttatatacataaaataaaataaaatttcaaggttTGGGCAAGCCAATCCTGTTGTGGATTGATACTAGGGTTCGACTATGTCAACATTtaaatagatttgaaaagaacTTAATTCTGATTAGATTTCAAATTGACAGGTCATTGAATTAACCTCTTAAGCAAATTGTATCcttctttttaaaatgaaaacatagaaatacaaaaaaaagtcTCTAATTTATTACTGCCATATCCATTACTAAGAAAACTATGATGATGACAATAAATCTATGCATCTCTGAATACAGTGAGTAGTACTGACGCTCCCTGCTTTCCTACACAACCATAAGCAACCTTCCTTTATCTATCAGAAACCATATTTTGATCCTCCTAaccaaaaaaacacatcaatttaGGGCAATAAAGTGATCGTGAgtgaattcaaatataaaataatcctTACAATTTGAACTATAATTAAGCTTAATGTTAGCATAGATCAAGCATGTGATTTAATTTTACTAATTGCTAATCTTTTGAACGAGCAAACTTGTTCTTCTTTGTCCATCTTCATCATGATAAACACACCAGCagtcaatttcatcatcctcaACAAAGCCATTACTGGTGGCAATCTCTGTCCATCCAACCTTACTTAGCTGCACAGTCGATTGGCGACCATGACGCTGAAAACTCACAGAAGTATTGGCTGAAGCAGGTGTATAAAGCTTAACACTAGCCGATGAATTTTTAAGCTCTAGAAGGTGCTCCTTCGACCTTTTCCCCACCAAAATCAAGCCCAGCCAAAGATCACTATGAGTTAATTTCTTCCTAAATAGATAGTGAAATTCACCATCTTTTGGATGATTCTCGAAGAGGTTAAGCTGGGGTTCCGGATCTGCCATCTTTTCTGATTCCTAGCAAGCTTTTTGCAGGGTGGTAGGTGTGTGTGCTCATCATACATGTCTTGTCTGAGTACATTGAGAAAATCATGAAGGACATACTTACACATGCAAGTAATATGTAAAAACAGTTTTTGTTGCTTCACTCAAGAGCACTGGTcatgaaaattcaaattatatttgtttttacttgaCTTGGGCGGgattttacccttaaaaaaaaaaaaaaaaaacaaggcttGGATCACTGGGTGGCTTGGACCAACCATttgttaataaaatgatattattttatttttttaatttttaatttttttatactgatACTATCagatttaattagattaatcaTAAGTAAATCAAGATTGACGAGAtgtataatttttagaattaaattgaatttaattcagATTAGgctatgaattataattttacctattgttttttattttaaaaattattttgaggttATGCTGTTGTGCGTAacctcaaatatttaaaaattttaaagttaagcTATTCTATTTCTCAACACAACCTTCGTAATTTTAAGGTTGAACagtgcaacttttttttttaatatatatatatatatatatatatataattttttttttaaaaaaaaaaacagcgtTAACCCAATAGCCACAccaaattatttcttttggggAAGTATTTATTCTCCATGCCCTTATCTCATGAAACACATACATTGAAAATATTACTTGACTGTAAAGAGCATTTAATAGAAAAACTCAGTAATCAAATTCTCTGGTCCAGCTTCGCTCTCTCTGTCACAAATCCACTTTTAAATAAGATCTCTTCATCAAAAAAGCAAAACCTCACAGAGGGATAGAAAAACTCCTATGTGTGTTTTTTATCTGTGTTTCTCACTGTTGTTGACTCATGTAGGAAAGCAAATAACATCCAACCGCGAATGAGTCTGAATCTTTGATGTAGAACAATGTCACTGAACATTGAATTTTAGTAGGCAAGTAGCATACAATTGCGATTAATATCCATGTAAGAAAAATGGGAAGATgggaatcaagaaaaaaaggtatataCTCCTACTATTTATCATGAAAATGAAGACTAAAGTTTTATTGCACCTCATTAGTTGATGATGGTCGATAGGGCAACAAAGATGGTCTCCTGTTTTGAAAGCTCCTTAGCTTTAGCGGGCTCCACACCAGAGATTTTCGTTGCAGTGCAACAGCTGTTGGGTGCTTTGGCTTCCAAGAACCTGCTTGTGCTGGAGGACTCCCCATGAATTTACTACTGGTTCTCATAACAGTAGGTGTAGTCTCTGATGCAGTCCTGAACTCTGGCAATGGAGAGAACAGCTTTGAATTCCTTGGCTTTCTTGGGTCCCTGACAAATGTCTGCCTGCCAACTACATTCCCATTTTTATATTGCGAGGTTTGAAGTGGTGTAGTCATGTTTGAGGTTGGCTCTGAACGATGGGTAGCAATGGATACCCGTCTCTTAGGCCGAAAAACCTGTGCTGACATTGGAGGAGGAGGTCTGACTGCAACAGACATACGTCTGGGTTTCACAAGGCTTTTTGTATTTGCTCCTGCAGTTGTGGTTCTTGGATTGTTTTCTTTGTCATGCATTGAAGATAAAACAGAACcagttttctgtttttgtagAGGAGATGGTGGAGGCATGAAATTGGTGATTTTTCGCAACGGCATCCTCAACTTTGAAGGACACAGAGGTGGCTTCTTATCTACTTTTCTCTTCTCTACTACTTGTTTCGTAGACTGAGAAGCAGCAGCGGCAAAGGCTCGTGTTTCCTGCTTTAGTCTAGTTTTTCTTTCCTCACCTAACTGATTCTCAAGCTCTCGAACCTATTGTAAGAAGAGTTATTTGTTAGTCTACAAAATGACTTAAAAATGCCATTTAAGGGAcaataaaagcaaaagaaaaacgaaaaaacaGCTCCAATAAATTTTCCACATGTTTcatagtaataataaataaataaaaaacattaaatggaGCTCAAGCCATCATAATTACCTTTTCTTGGAGAGTTCTGCAGATATGTTCTCTAGCAGCAAGCCTCAACTGCAATGATTGCAAGCTATCCTGCAACTTCTTTGTTTCCTTCTCATCATGCTTTAACTTTTCTACCTGattatttgtaattaaaaaaggaaagaaagaaggaaagaaaatgtgaATATATACCATTTTTTGTAAAAGAAACTGagacaaaagaaatttcatcaAATAGAGCAGTATATATATACCATTTGCTTGTATTTGAGAAGTTCAGTGAGATCAGCCTGTTTGCGGGCAGGACCACTTTCAATTCCTCGCACTCGACTCGCAAAATTTAGTGAACAAAGCGTCTCTCCAAGGTCAGTAGCACTTGGACTTATTTGGACAAACATCAAGGTCTTACAATCTCCTCCTCCTGCATTCATGTTTCACTTAGCATCATTTACTGACAAACAAGACAATAAGAATGACTGGTaaccataaaaaatagtaaacttAATACTCACCGAGAGAGCTCTGTAGCATATGGGTTAGCTTTGAGTTCCTGatcggaagaaaaaaaatatcttcattaaTAAGGTAATTGGATAGCATTTTACAAGAGTGACTGTGTGAGAGAAAGACCTGTAAGGAATGTGGCCAGTTTTAGATGCGAGGGCAGATATAACATCACCAAGTGCTGAAAGagatttattaatgaattgcGATTCCTTCAATCTTTCACCTTCAACATCAATCTTTCCCACACGTTCACTACCAGCCAAATCCACCATCCATAGGTGACTTCTTGTCTTTTGTCCATCTATTAAATTCTCTCCTTTCACTGTTACTCGCAACAAACTACGGACCAACAATGTTGTGGTCATTAGTACTACCACTTCAATTAATCAGTATATTTCTTGAATAGTTAATTCACAGATCCAAAAAACTAGTTAGTTGCTATTATATGTGATCCATAAAGTATATTCTTAGAAAGaataaaccaagaaaagaaagcagAGTTCATTTTTACCAATGAGAACGGCTGCTAAGCTCATTAGCGCTGGTTGATCCAACAGACCTGGCCCGACTTCCAGACTTGAGTAAATCCCACACATCCTCTGTGCCAGTCACCCGAGTTTCAACAAGTCCTGGGACTTCTTGTGTTCCTTCAGCTGTTTGTTTTATCTCCAACCTTTATGCAtgtaagaaaaactaaaatttcatcAAACTTCATTCATGTAACTCAATTTCTTATCGTTAGACTTTAAATCTTTCATACCAATGGGCTTCCAAATAGGAGTCTTGTacataatcttttaaaccctaaacccaattAGATGTCATGCTTATCTACACTAGAGAGGAGCAAGGTATTATTATCATTTGCAGATAGAGTGCTCAAATGAAAATTGGGCTAATACAGAACTTCCATGTTCCACTTTTCTTGTCAAATAGCCACACGCATGATGTTTGTACTAACCAATAGTTAATTATCATCAAGTAGCAAAATGATATAAATCAGAGCTAcagaaaattattaatataaaatttttgcAACCAAAAAATTCGACACAAATGACTATATTTTGATTATCAGATCAATACAGTAGCAATAAAAGAGGAAACTAACTTTTTAGGCGGTTGGTTGGAACTATCAATCAAGAGGTCCCTTATCTTCTCATTGTAAACCTCCATCATACTAACAAAAAGACCATATCTCATAATGCCACTTCTCTCTTGAGAAACTCGGAACAACTCATCTAATGTTCTGTAGTTCACTCCCCTATTTTCTGGGCTGCCCTCCATAGTAAACGTCTTTCCAGTTCCAGTTTGTCCATAGGCGAATATGCAGACATTGTAGCCATCCAAAACTGAAGCGACTATTGGTTTAGTTTGTGCAAAAACAGCCTCTGCATATCATAGAGACAAAGGATTAGATGCTTCAATTGCACAAATAATCTTTAACAGGATGTCTGCAGTAgcaatacataaaataaaacatcagaTCACCTTGATTATCCTCAGGCCCAAAAACATGGTCGAACTTAAATTGCTTTTTGGAAGAATCAGAGGAAATGATCTGCAACTCATTATCTTGGGAAGAGTCAAATTCAACTACATAGTTCGAACCATTTGTTATTTCGACTTGATTTAGTGGTCTGCATCTACAGAAGACCCTAATATTCCCTTTAAGCTCAATCACCTCATTGTAAAGCCTCTTCCTCTCAGACAACTCTTGTAGATACTTCTTTTTAAGAAGTTCATATTCATTACCTGACCAATATTTCAACTAGTAAACTATCAAAACCAAacccctcaaaaaaaaaaaaatgaaaagaagaaataaattagtttCACTATTGGATACTCACCGAGTTTTTGAAGGGTGTCTAAAATATTGGGGCCAAGAAAGGAATCCTTGGCAGTCTTTACTTGATTAGAGAGATTTGAGTGTTCTTTCTTCAAATTCTGaaacaacaacaattaaattcaaagaaagaaaacaaatcaataccCCCATCAACATAATAATGCAAAATCCTAATTTACTAGCTAAAACAACGAAATTTAAAATTGCCTGAATTCTACAACTAAAACCAAGTCTTTTCAAG from Populus trichocarpa isolate Nisqually-1 chromosome 5, P.trichocarpa_v4.1, whole genome shotgun sequence includes these protein-coding regions:
- the LOC18098713 gene encoding kinesin-like protein KIN-14S isoform X4; this translates as MNDLTVQMIEEICDRIKTVQISDSSPFLSSTTVESVEDTKFDTGETINSEEESVSNRIRQVSPSQGPTPPILQKIINLSDKIQNLKKEHSNLSNQVKTAKDSFLGPNILDTLQKLGNEYELLKKKYLQELSERKRLYNEVIELKGNIRVFCRCRPLNQVEITNGSNYVVEFDSSQDNELQIISSDSSKKQFKFDHVFGPEDNQEAVFAQTKPIVASVLDGYNVCIFAYGQTGTGKTFTMEGSPENRGVNYRTLDELFRVSQERSGIMRYGLFVSMMEVYNEKIRDLLIDSSNQPPKKLEIKQTAEGTQEVPGLVETRVTGTEDVWDLLKSGSRARSVGSTSANELSSRSHCLLRVTVKGENLIDGQKTRSHLWMVDLAGSERVGKIDVEGERLKESQFINKSLSALGDVISALASKTGHIPYRNSKLTHMLQSSLGGGDCKTLMFVQISPSATDLGETLCSLNFASRVRGIESGPARKQADLTELLKYKQMVEKLKHDEKETKKLQDSLQSLQLRLAAREHICRTLQEKVRELENQLGEERKTRLKQETRAFAAAASQSTKQVVEKRKVDKKPPLCPSKLRMPLRKITNFMPPPSPLQKQKTGSVLSSMHDKENNPRTTTAGANTKSLVKPRRMSVAVRPPPPMSAQVFRPKRRVSIATHRSEPTSNMTTPLQTSQYKNGNVVGRQTFVRDPRKPRNSKLFSPLPEFRTASETTPTVMRTSSKFMGSPPAQAGSWKPKHPTAVALQRKSLVWSPLKLRSFQNRRPSLLPYRPSSTNEVQ
- the LOC18098713 gene encoding kinesin-like protein KIN-14S isoform X7, whose protein sequence is MNDLTVQMIEEICDRIKTVQISDSSPFLSSTTGETINSEEESVSNRIRQVSPSQGPTPPILQKIINLSDKIQNLKKEHSNLSNQVKTAKDSFLGPNILDTLQKLGNEYELLKKKYLQELSERKRLYNEVIELKGNIRVFCRCRPLNQVEITNGSNYVVEFDSSQDNELQIISSDSSKKQFKFDHVFGPEDNQEAVFAQTKPIVASVLDGYNVCIFAYGQTGTGKTFTMEGSPENRGVNYRTLDELFRVSQERSGIMRYGLFVSMMEVYNEKIRDLLIDSSNQPPKKLEIKQTAEGTQEVPGLVETRVTGTEDVWDLLKSGSRARSVGSTSANELSSRSHCLLRVTVKGENLIDGQKTRSHLWMVDLAGSERVGKIDVEGERLKESQFINKSLSALGDVISALASKTGHIPYRNSKLTHMLQSSLGGGDCKTLMFVQISPSATDLGETLCSLNFASRVRGIESGPARKQADLTELLKYKQMVEKLKHDEKETKKLQDSLQSLQLRLAAREHICRTLQEKVRELENQLGEERKTRLKQETRAFAAAASQSTKQVVEKRKVDKKPPLCPSKLRMPLRKITNFMPPPSPLQKQKTGSVLSSMHDKENNPRTTTAGANTKSLVKPRRMSVAVRPPPPMSAQVFRPKRRVSIATHRSEPTSNMTTPLQTSQYKNGNVVGRQTFVRDPRKPRNSKLFSPLPEFRTASETTPTVMRTSSKFMGSPPAQAGSWKPKHPTAVALQRKSLVWSPLKLRSFQNRRPSLLPYRPSSTNEVQ